The stretch of DNA TACAGACTTCTATTGATGTCCACTCGCTATACTCACAAGAGCTGAATGATTTATTAAGGCACAACCCGATCTCTATTGAAGCGGTGAATCTCCGTCGTTATCACCTCACGCGAACGGAAATCGAAATTCAGGTTATTAAGTCGCGCCTCGCTACAGGGCGTGAAATTCTGGAAAAGTGTCGAAAGCTGCTGGTGCTTGCCGATCAAAAGGTCAAAGCGATCGAGCAGATTCGT from Planctopirus ephydatiae encodes:
- the fliJ gene encoding flagellar export protein FliJ — encoded protein: MAASRFSLQSVLLLRDRERDQARQQMAQAIQVIEQIEQELQTSIDVHSLYSQELNDLLRHNPISIEAVNLRRYHLTRTEIEIQVIKSRLATGREILEKCRKLLVLADQKVKAIEQIRDRREQEALEEAIKKETFEQQEAWQAGQFSP